A DNA window from Salvelinus sp. IW2-2015 linkage group LG4q.1:29, ASM291031v2, whole genome shotgun sequence contains the following coding sequences:
- the LOC111962134 gene encoding SIN3-HDAC complex-associated factor-like, with product MFGFHKPKMYRSLDGCCICRAKSSSSRFTDSKRYENDFTSCFGLCGTRSGEICNACVLLVKRCKKLPVGSKKNWNHVVDARGGPSLKISSRPKKRKSLSKRAMPIQISRLQKELKRNNSDAHSTTSSASPAQSPSYSNPSDEGSDTELSPGSSRSPVFSFLDLTYWKRQKVCCGIIYKGRFGEVLIDPHLFKPCCRKKRQQQRQELEEEEEEEEEEEVVEEVEVAEEVVVRKEDEVEKEEVRSNSQESSESPQLQVIMTTSQTKVEVEEEDWRYCTTV from the exons ATGTTTGGCTTTCACAAGCCAAAGATGTACCGGAGTTTAGACGGCTGTTGCATCTGCCGCGCCAAGTCCTCCAGCTCACGCTTCACCGACAGCAAGCGGTACGAGAATGACTTCACGAGCTGTTTCGG ATTATGTGGAACTCGGTCTGGAGAAATCTGCAATGCCTGTGTACTCCTGGTGAAACGATGTAAGAAACTCCCAGTGGGGTCTAAGAAAAACTGGAATCAC GTGGTTGATGCCCGAGGAGGCCCCAGCCTAAAGATTTCCTCCAGGCCAAAGAAACGGAAGTCCCTCTCCAAGAGAGCCATGCCAATCCAGATTAGCCGACTGCAGAAAGAGCTAAAGAGGAACA ACTCTGATGCCCACAGCACCACGTCCAGTGCCTCCCCGGCCCAGTCTCCCAGCTACAGCAACCCTTCAGATGAGGGCTCCGACACAGAGCTCTCCCCTGGCTCCAGCCGCTCCCCTGTCTTCTCCTTCCTGGACCTCACCTACTGGAAGAG GCAGAAGGTGTGTTGTGGGATCATCTACAAGGGCCGCTTTGGGGAGGTGCTCATCGACCCTCACCTCTTCAAGCCCTGCTGCCGCAAGAAACGGCAACAGCAGCggcaggagctggaggaggaggaggaggaggaagaagaggaggaggttgtGGAAGAGGTAGAAGTGgcggaggaggtggtggtgaggAAGGAAGAcgaggtggagaaagaggaggtgaGGTCAAACAGCCAGGAGAGCTCAGAGAGTCCTCAGCTACAGGTCATCATGACAACATCTCAGACCAAAGTGGAGGTTGAGGAGGAAGACTGGCGATATTGCACCACAGTGTGA